One Marinibacterium anthonyi genomic region harbors:
- the uup gene encoding ABC transporter ATP-binding protein uup: MARIPLLQLTDISLTFGGDPVFSDLDLVVHEGDRLALVGRNGSGKSTLMKVMAGLVEPDRGQVIVPQGTSVGYMEQDPDMAGFATLGDFASASLDPGELYKVEQVAEGLKFDPARAVGVASGGERRRAALARLMAEAPDLMLLDEPTNHLDIEAIGWLENQLRTTREAFVLISHDRAFLRALTRGTLWIDRGAVRRQDRGFDGFEEWRDKVWDDEDNARHKLDRKIKAEARWAVEGISARRKRNMGRVRALQDLRADRASQIRRQGTADFALESGPKSGKKVIEATDITKAFAEKPIAQDFSILVNRGDRVAFVGPNGVGKTTLLKILLGEVEPDAGTVKHGTNLEIAVFDQARAQLDPDLTLWDSLTTDPSMNVSGQADQVMVRGQPRHVVGYLKDFLFDERQVRAPVRSLSGGEKARLLLARLMAKPSNVLVLDEPTNDLDIETLDLLQELLDDYDGTVLLVSHDRDFLDRVASTTIAMEGDGQATAYAGGWSDYIAQRPDRAGAEAKPAPKPDTKAGAGAAKSAEKPKAGLSFTERHRLQALPAEIERLEAEIGKLEQLMADPELFTREPVKFRKATEALVQRQEKLSAAEEEWLHLEEKAEG, translated from the coding sequence ATGGCCCGTATCCCACTTTTGCAACTCACCGACATCTCGCTGACCTTCGGCGGCGACCCTGTCTTTTCCGACCTCGACCTCGTGGTGCACGAGGGCGACCGCCTGGCCCTTGTCGGGCGCAACGGGTCGGGCAAATCGACCCTGATGAAGGTCATGGCAGGCCTGGTCGAACCCGACCGGGGCCAGGTCATCGTGCCCCAGGGCACGTCGGTCGGCTATATGGAGCAGGACCCGGACATGGCGGGGTTCGCCACGCTGGGCGATTTCGCCTCCGCCTCGCTGGATCCGGGCGAACTCTACAAGGTCGAACAGGTGGCCGAGGGGCTGAAATTCGATCCCGCGCGCGCGGTCGGCGTCGCCTCGGGCGGCGAGCGGCGGCGCGCGGCCCTGGCGCGGCTGATGGCCGAAGCGCCGGACCTGATGCTGCTGGACGAACCGACCAACCACCTGGACATCGAAGCCATTGGCTGGCTTGAAAACCAGCTCAGGACCACCCGCGAGGCATTTGTCCTGATCAGTCACGACCGCGCCTTCCTGCGCGCGCTGACCCGGGGCACGCTCTGGATCGACCGGGGCGCGGTGCGCCGGCAGGACCGGGGCTTTGACGGTTTCGAGGAATGGCGCGACAAGGTCTGGGACGACGAAGACAACGCGCGCCACAAGCTTGACCGCAAGATCAAGGCCGAAGCCCGTTGGGCCGTCGAAGGCATTTCCGCCCGGCGCAAGCGCAACATGGGCCGGGTCCGCGCCCTGCAGGATCTGCGCGCCGACCGCGCCAGCCAGATCCGGCGGCAGGGGACGGCGGATTTCGCGCTCGAATCGGGGCCGAAATCCGGCAAGAAGGTCATCGAGGCGACCGACATCACCAAGGCCTTCGCCGAAAAGCCCATCGCGCAGGATTTTTCCATCTTGGTGAACCGGGGCGACCGGGTGGCTTTCGTGGGGCCCAACGGCGTGGGCAAGACCACGCTGCTCAAGATCCTGCTGGGCGAGGTCGAACCGGACGCCGGCACCGTAAAGCACGGCACAAACCTGGAAATCGCCGTCTTCGACCAGGCCCGCGCGCAGCTGGATCCCGACCTGACGCTGTGGGACAGCCTGACGACGGATCCGTCGATGAACGTTTCGGGGCAGGCCGACCAGGTCATGGTGCGGGGCCAGCCGCGTCACGTGGTGGGCTACCTCAAGGACTTCCTGTTCGACGAACGCCAGGTGCGTGCGCCGGTCCGTTCGCTGTCGGGCGGGGAAAAGGCGCGGCTGCTGCTGGCGCGGCTGATGGCCAAACCGTCGAACGTGCTGGTGCTGGACGAACCGACCAACGACCTGGACATCGAAACGCTGGACCTGCTGCAGGAACTGCTGGACGATTACGACGGCACCGTGCTGCTGGTCAGCCACGACCGCGACTTCCTGGACCGTGTCGCATCCACCACCATCGCGATGGAAGGCGACGGGCAGGCCACCGCCTATGCCGGCGGGTGGTCCGATTACATTGCCCAACGCCCGGATCGCGCGGGGGCAGAGGCCAAGCCGGCCCCCAAGCCAGACACCAAGGCCGGTGCCGGTGCGGCGAAGTCCGCCGAAAAACCCAAGGCGGGCCTGTCCTTTACCGAAAGACATCGGCTCCAGGCGCTTCCGGCCGAGATCGAGCGGCTGGAAGCCGAGATCGGCAAGCTGGAACAGCTGATGGCTGATCCCGAGCTTTTCACCCGCGAGCCGGTCAAGTTCCGCAAGGCGACCGAAGCCCTTGTCCAACGGCAGGAAAAGCTGTCCGCGGCCGAGGAGGAATGGCTGCATCTGGAAGAGAAGGCCGAAGGTTAG
- a CDS encoding magnesium-protoporphyrin IX monomethyl ester anaerobic oxidative cyclase translates to MNLLETQEISGNAEPRKLRIAMISPRFEPSYYGFDYSLPLLPGAKKSRMLVGAVTVLAALTPEPHDFVLFDEQIEQIDPEVLRDFDVIAITGMIVQRERMFDWLDRVADFPAIKVVGGPYVTVNEAPFHDRADAIFIGEAEGTWPQFLDDYAHGRPTLKRYEMDEKPDVRDVPTPRFDLVPADAYVTAPAQFSRGCPFLCEFCDIIVIFGRRPRTKAPSQVLAEIDAAFAAGYGSVMLVDDNFIGDKKAARALLLDLIDWQKARGYPMRVAVEATIDLADQPELLDLMFQANISNVFIGIESPNEESLKEIRKVQNVRGDSLSDKLLRIRQAGIIVDMGMIVGFDNDDPGIFDRQYDFTSANGIAATVVSILSAIPGTPLFKRLSDEGRIRTGDAAVNFEPRNMTPDALKLGHSALMERLYTPDAYFGRIRTDIVRADGANRRKAAMLASQGVTPSAPREWIGAAIMASRLARAMAREGELKAMSREYLRQYRIQKAELGRDAISAPRFVTACLYHWHFHRYTRDIAAGAYAERATYGFALEVPDKQKIPAE, encoded by the coding sequence ATGAACCTGTTGGAGACGCAGGAGATTTCTGGAAATGCCGAGCCGCGCAAGCTGAGGATCGCCATGATTTCGCCGCGATTCGAACCCAGCTATTACGGGTTCGACTATTCGCTGCCGCTGCTGCCGGGGGCCAAGAAAAGCCGGATGCTGGTTGGTGCCGTCACCGTTCTGGCCGCGCTGACCCCCGAACCTCACGACTTTGTGCTCTTCGACGAACAGATCGAACAGATAGATCCCGAAGTGCTGCGCGACTTCGACGTCATCGCCATCACCGGCATGATCGTCCAGCGCGAGCGGATGTTCGACTGGCTCGACCGCGTTGCCGATTTTCCCGCGATCAAGGTGGTCGGCGGCCCCTATGTCACCGTGAACGAAGCGCCGTTTCACGACCGCGCCGACGCGATCTTCATCGGCGAAGCCGAAGGCACCTGGCCGCAATTCCTGGACGATTACGCCCATGGCCGCCCGACGCTGAAACGCTACGAGATGGACGAAAAGCCCGACGTGCGCGACGTGCCCACCCCGCGGTTCGACCTGGTCCCGGCCGATGCCTATGTCACCGCGCCGGCCCAGTTCTCGCGCGGCTGCCCGTTCCTGTGCGAATTCTGCGACATCATCGTCATCTTCGGCCGCCGTCCCCGCACCAAGGCCCCGTCCCAGGTTCTGGCCGAAATCGACGCCGCCTTCGCCGCCGGTTACGGGTCGGTCATGCTGGTCGACGACAATTTCATCGGCGACAAAAAGGCCGCCCGGGCGCTGCTGCTCGACCTCATCGACTGGCAGAAGGCCCGCGGTTACCCGATGCGCGTCGCCGTCGAGGCGACGATCGACCTCGCCGATCAGCCCGAGCTTCTCGATCTGATGTTCCAGGCAAATATCTCGAACGTTTTCATCGGTATAGAAAGCCCAAACGAGGAGTCTCTGAAGGAGATCCGCAAGGTCCAGAACGTGCGCGGCGACAGCCTGTCTGACAAATTGCTGCGAATTCGTCAGGCCGGGATCATCGTCGACATGGGCATGATCGTGGGCTTCGACAACGACGATCCGGGTATTTTCGACCGGCAATACGACTTCACCTCCGCCAACGGCATCGCCGCCACGGTGGTCTCGATCCTGTCGGCGATCCCCGGCACGCCGCTGTTCAAGAGGCTCTCGGACGAAGGCCGCATCCGCACCGGCGACGCCGCCGTCAATTTCGAACCCCGGAACATGACGCCCGACGCGCTGAAACTGGGGCACAGCGCGCTGATGGAACGCCTTTATACGCCCGACGCCTATTTCGGGCGGATCCGGACCGACATCGTCCGCGCCGACGGTGCCAACCGCCGCAAGGCGGCGATGCTGGCCAGCCAGGGCGTCACGCCCTCGGCGCCAAGGGAATGGATCGGTGCCGCTATCATGGCCAGTCGCCTGGCGCGCGCCATGGCGCGGGAGGGCGAGCTGAAGGCGATGAGCCGCGAATACCTGCGCCAGTACCGCATTCAGAAGGCCGAGCTGGGCCGCGACGCCATCAGCGCCCCGCGCTTCGTGACCGCCTGCCTCTACCACTGGCATTTTCACCGCTATACCCGCGACATCGCCGCCGGCGCCTATGCCGAACGCGCCACCTACGGCTTTGCCCTCGAGGTGCCCGACAAGCAGAAGATCCCCGCCGAATAG
- a CDS encoding SmpA / OmlA family protein — protein sequence MIPRATRSRPGLRLMAALALAVGLGACTVQYRNHGYAPSDAELAQLVVGVDTRDSVAESVGTPSSVGVLPNSDYYYLSTKMRYFGAAEPKEVERKLVAISFDDSGVVRNIETYALEDGNVVPLTRRVTSSGITDKTFLRQLFGNLGNYRPGGL from the coding sequence ATGATCCCAAGAGCGACCCGATCCCGGCCCGGGCTCCGCCTGATGGCGGCACTGGCGCTGGCTGTCGGCCTTGGGGCCTGCACGGTGCAATACCGCAACCACGGCTATGCGCCGTCGGATGCCGAACTGGCGCAGCTGGTCGTGGGCGTGGATACGCGCGACAGCGTGGCCGAATCCGTCGGGACGCCGTCGTCGGTGGGGGTCCTGCCCAACAGCGACTATTACTATCTGTCGACAAAGATGCGCTATTTCGGCGCCGCCGAACCCAAGGAAGTCGAACGCAAGCTGGTCGCGATCAGCTTCGATGACTCCGGCGTCGTCCGCAATATCGAGACCTACGCGCTGGAAGACGGCAATGTCGTTCCGCTGACGCGGCGGGTCACCAGTTCGGGAATCACCGACAAGACCTTCCTGCGGCAATTGTTCGGCAACCTCGGAAATTATCGTCCGGGCGGTCTCTAG
- a CDS encoding 2'-deoxycytidine 5'-triphosphate deaminase, producing the protein MSGVLCDSGIRDLIVSGAVSADPDILPDQIQPASLDLRLGTRAHRLRASFLTGKGATVADRMTELEMHCIDLTDGAVLEKGCVYLVPLMERVSLPKGISAAANAKSSTGRLDLLTRVVIDDGTEFDRVQGGYDGPLYAEICPRSFSVLVRPGMRLNQIRFRDGQAVLSDDELRALHARTPLVDTPALIQDGLGFSVDLKPQGTTLVGYRAKPHTGLIDLDRIGAYDPADYWEEIHSETGRIILDPGAFYILVSREAVHIPPAYAAEMAPYLAMVGEFRVHYAGFFDPGFGHAEAGGAGARGVLEVRCHEAPFVLEHGQVVGRLVYERMSAPPATLYGAGIASNYQGQGLKLAKHFR; encoded by the coding sequence ATGAGTGGCGTCCTCTGCGACAGCGGTATCCGCGACTTGATCGTCTCCGGCGCAGTGTCCGCCGACCCCGACATCCTCCCCGATCAGATCCAGCCGGCCAGCCTTGATTTGCGGCTTGGCACCAGGGCCCATCGCCTGCGCGCGTCCTTCCTGACCGGCAAGGGCGCCACCGTCGCCGACCGCATGACCGAGCTGGAGATGCATTGCATCGACCTGACCGATGGCGCGGTGCTGGAAAAGGGCTGCGTCTACCTTGTGCCGCTGATGGAACGGGTGTCCCTGCCCAAGGGCATATCGGCCGCGGCCAATGCCAAAAGCTCGACCGGGCGGCTGGACCTGCTGACGCGGGTGGTGATCGATGACGGCACCGAATTCGACCGCGTCCAGGGCGGCTATGACGGCCCGCTTTATGCCGAAATCTGCCCCCGCAGCTTTTCGGTGCTGGTGCGGCCCGGCATGCGGCTGAACCAGATCCGGTTCCGCGACGGCCAGGCGGTGCTAAGCGATGACGAATTGCGCGCGCTGCATGCGCGGACGCCGCTGGTCGACACGCCGGCGCTGATCCAGGACGGTCTGGGCTTTTCCGTCGACCTGAAACCGCAGGGCACCACGCTGGTGGGCTACCGGGCGAAACCCCATACCGGGCTGATCGACCTGGACCGGATCGGCGCTTACGACCCGGCCGATTACTGGGAAGAAATCCATTCCGAAACCGGCCGCATCATCCTGGATCCCGGGGCGTTCTACATCCTTGTCAGCCGCGAGGCGGTGCATATCCCGCCCGCCTATGCCGCTGAAATGGCGCCCTATCTGGCGATGGTCGGCGAATTCCGGGTGCATTACGCGGGCTTCTTCGACCCGGGCTTCGGCCATGCCGAAGCCGGCGGCGCGGGCGCGCGCGGCGTGCTGGAAGTGCGCTGCCACGAGGCGCCTTTCGTGCTGGAACACGGGCAGGTGGTGGGCCGGCTGGTCTATGAACGGATGTCCGCGCCTCCGGCCACGCTGTATGGGGCCGGGATCGCGTCGAATTACCAGGGCCAGGGTCTGAAACTGGCCAAACACTTCCGCTAG
- the plsX gene encoding Phosphate acyltransferase yields MGGDKGPAAVVAGLATSVQKNPDIAFILHGPEDELEKLIARRRALHDRVEIRHAADVVTMEDRPSQVMRHGEGTSMWSTLDCVRNGEATVAVSCGNTGALMALSMVRLRRLPGVSRPAIAVLWPSRNPQGFNVMLDGGADIRADARDLLQFALMGTSYARNGLGLKRPRIGLLNVGTERTKGRPELQEAHALISRYAEPAQYDFIGFVEGGDLPGDVCDVIVTDGFTGNVALKTGEGTAALIGDQLKASFRMSPLSRLAAMLAYRPLMRLNKRIDPRRVNGGVFLGLNGTVVKSHGSADATGISAAVKLAFQLAESQFSQKIAARLASVDELDHDARADTTAEEPIIKKGQT; encoded by the coding sequence ATGGGGGGAGACAAGGGGCCTGCGGCTGTGGTCGCAGGTCTTGCGACCTCTGTTCAGAAGAACCCCGACATCGCCTTCATCCTTCACGGACCGGAAGACGAGCTTGAGAAGCTGATCGCGCGCCGGCGTGCCCTGCACGACCGGGTCGAGATCCGGCATGCCGCGGACGTGGTCACGATGGAAGACCGCCCCAGCCAGGTGATGCGCCATGGCGAGGGCACGTCGATGTGGTCGACGCTGGATTGCGTGCGCAACGGCGAAGCGACCGTGGCGGTGAGCTGCGGCAACACCGGCGCGCTGATGGCGCTGTCGATGGTCCGGCTGCGCCGGTTGCCGGGCGTGTCGCGTCCGGCGATTGCCGTTCTGTGGCCGTCGCGGAACCCGCAGGGGTTCAACGTGATGCTGGACGGCGGCGCCGACATTCGCGCCGATGCCCGCGATCTTCTGCAATTCGCCCTGATGGGCACATCCTATGCGCGCAACGGCCTGGGGCTGAAACGTCCCCGGATCGGGCTGCTGAACGTGGGCACCGAACGGACCAAGGGCCGCCCGGAGCTGCAGGAAGCGCACGCGCTGATCTCGCGCTATGCCGAGCCCGCGCAATACGATTTCATCGGTTTCGTCGAGGGCGGGGACCTTCCCGGCGATGTCTGCGACGTGATCGTGACCGACGGGTTTACCGGAAACGTGGCTCTGAAGACCGGCGAAGGCACGGCGGCGCTGATCGGCGACCAGCTGAAGGCCAGCTTCCGCATGTCGCCGCTGTCGCGGCTGGCGGCGATGCTGGCCTATCGCCCGCTGATGCGCCTGAACAAGCGGATCGATCCGCGCCGGGTCAACGGCGGCGTGTTCCTGGGGCTGAACGGCACGGTGGTGAAATCCCACGGCAGCGCCGACGCCACGGGGATATCGGCCGCGGTCAAGCTGGCCTTTCAGCTGGCGGAATCGCAGTTTTCGCAAAAGATCGCCGCACGGCTTGCATCCGTGGACGAGCTTGACCATGATGCCCGTGCCGATACGACGGCCGAAGAACCAATCATAAAAAAAGGGCAGACTTGA
- a CDS encoding MerR family regulatory protein yields the protein MEKSPDAFRTISEVADWLGIQAHVLRFWESKFTQVKPVKRAGGRRYYRPADMMLLGGIKKLLHEDGMTIKGVQKVLREQGIATVSELSQSLDDMAVNAARPRRAQTVVPFHARPSVLETAAKARENAQVELALSGEDDRFDDDFIGDDLIESSPLREAPVLPQTAAPLAGDRPDDATPAAFDAVDDETGEENPAEATPLDAAPRTPDLSDADDDGAPAAPSMPTFRRHPAAPVAPAPMIEGPVVEEETLPGVTADFAEIPDAVEDPTETVDAAREEVDEEVADSLDLPDEDDAEAPEIEEPVEETLEAVEEMAVEESAEENFDAPLDDVTEAPLDDAAVEDEPIGVAPDEDAPVEDAPQDETPEADEAPEGETPEDEPLAAADTALEDVNEDAVEDQTPATGLRPRVVDAPDPPAEDQIDAAPGLLSLVARLDRLPADQSADIASLAEALHAWKTGQASRHAAQ from the coding sequence ATGGAAAAATCGCCCGACGCCTTTCGCACCATCAGCGAAGTCGCCGACTGGCTGGGCATTCAGGCGCATGTCCTTCGCTTCTGGGAAAGCAAGTTTACCCAGGTGAAGCCAGTCAAACGTGCCGGCGGGCGGCGGTATTACCGCCCTGCCGACATGATGCTTCTGGGTGGCATCAAGAAACTGCTGCACGAAGACGGGATGACCATCAAGGGCGTCCAGAAAGTGTTGCGGGAACAAGGGATTGCGACGGTGTCAGAGCTGTCGCAATCGCTGGACGACATGGCCGTCAACGCCGCCCGGCCGCGCCGGGCACAGACGGTCGTGCCCTTCCATGCCCGGCCTTCGGTGCTGGAAACCGCCGCGAAGGCGCGCGAGAACGCGCAGGTCGAACTGGCGCTCAGCGGAGAGGACGACCGGTTCGACGACGATTTCATCGGCGATGACCTGATCGAATCCAGCCCCCTTCGCGAAGCCCCGGTCCTGCCGCAGACCGCCGCGCCGCTGGCGGGCGACAGGCCCGACGACGCCACGCCTGCCGCATTCGACGCCGTCGATGACGAGACCGGCGAGGAAAATCCGGCCGAGGCCACGCCCCTGGATGCCGCGCCCCGGACGCCTGATCTGTCCGACGCGGACGACGACGGCGCGCCTGCCGCCCCCTCCATGCCGACCTTCCGCCGCCACCCGGCCGCCCCCGTGGCGCCCGCCCCAATGATCGAAGGGCCGGTGGTGGAAGAAGAAACCCTGCCCGGCGTGACCGCCGATTTTGCAGAGATCCCGGACGCCGTCGAAGACCCGACCGAGACGGTCGACGCGGCGCGCGAAGAGGTCGACGAAGAGGTCGCTGATTCTCTCGACCTGCCCGACGAGGACGACGCCGAGGCCCCCGAGATCGAAGAACCGGTCGAAGAGACCCTTGAGGCGGTGGAAGAAATGGCGGTCGAGGAGTCGGCCGAGGAAAACTTTGACGCCCCGCTGGATGACGTGACCGAGGCCCCGCTGGACGACGCCGCGGTCGAAGACGAACCGATCGGCGTGGCGCCGGACGAAGATGCGCCGGTCGAAGATGCGCCGCAGGATGAGACGCCCGAGGCAGACGAAGCGCCCGAAGGTGAGACCCCGGAAGACGAACCGCTGGCGGCCGCCGATACGGCGCTTGAGGACGTCAACGAAGACGCTGTCGAAGACCAGACGCCCGCGACCGGCCTGCGCCCGCGCGTCGTCGATGCCCCCGATCCGCCGGCCGAGGACCAGATCGACGCGGCCCCCGGCCTTCTGTCGCTGGTGGCCCGGCTGGACCGCCTGCCCGCCGATCAAAGCGCCGATATCGCCTCGCTGGCCGAGGCGCTGCATGCCTGGAAGACCGGCCAGGCCTCGCGCCACGCGGCGCAATAG
- the ihfA gene encoding Integration host factor subunit alpha, which translates to MGEKTLTRMDLSEAVFREVGLSRNESSQLVESMLEHMSDALVRGEQVKISSFGTFTVREKSARVGRNPKTGEEVPIQPRRVLTFRPSHLMKDRVAAGNKK; encoded by the coding sequence ATGGGAGAAAAGACCTTGACGCGGATGGATCTGAGCGAAGCGGTGTTCCGCGAAGTCGGTCTGTCCCGCAACGAAAGCTCGCAGCTTGTGGAAAGCATGCTCGAGCATATGTCCGACGCGTTGGTGCGGGGGGAACAGGTCAAGATCTCGTCCTTTGGCACCTTCACCGTGCGCGAGAAATCCGCGCGTGTCGGGCGCAACCCCAAGACGGGGGAAGAGGTGCCGATTCAGCCCCGCAGGGTGCTGACCTTCCGGCCCTCGCATCTGATGAAGGACCGTGTTGCCGCCGGCAACAAGAAGTAG
- the rpmF gene encoding 50S ribosomal protein L32, with amino-acid sequence MAVQQNKVSKSRRNNRRAHDALVAANPNECSNCGELKRPHHVCASCGHYDDREIVAVGDEIDLDEDAA; translated from the coding sequence ATGGCCGTTCAACAGAACAAAGTCTCCAAGTCGCGCCGCAACAACCGTCGCGCCCATGACGCGCTGGTCGCAGCGAACCCGAATGAATGCTCCAACTGCGGAGAACTCAAGCGGCCGCACCACGTGTGCGCGTCCTGCGGTCACTATGACGACCGCGAGATCGTTGCCGTGGGCGACGAGATCGATCTCGACGAAGACGCTGCCTGA
- the fabH gene encoding 3-oxoacyl-[acyl-carrier-protein] synthase 3: MVSRAVVQGVGHYLPERVVPNSHFESFLDTSDEWIRTRSGIERRHFAAEGQTTSELAAHAARAALANAGMEIDEIDAIIVATSTADLTFPSAATMVQADLGMTHGFAFDVQAVCAGFVYALTNANALIVSGQVKTVMVIGAETFSRIMDWTDRATCVLFGDGAGALILRADEGEGTSDDRGILSADLHSDGRYRDLLYVDGGVSTQTTGYLRMQGNQVFRHAVEKLASTARAALEKAGLGPDDLDWIVPHQANIRIIQGTARKMNLPMDKVVVTVQDHGNTSAASIPMALSVGVERGQIKPGDLLVTEAIGGGLAWGAVVLRW, encoded by the coding sequence ATGGTTAGCCGAGCCGTTGTGCAAGGTGTGGGGCACTATCTTCCTGAGCGTGTGGTTCCGAACAGCCATTTCGAGAGCTTTCTGGACACGTCGGACGAATGGATCCGCACGCGGTCCGGGATCGAACGGCGCCATTTCGCGGCCGAGGGCCAGACCACGTCGGAACTGGCCGCCCATGCCGCCCGCGCCGCCCTGGCCAATGCAGGGATGGAGATCGACGAGATCGACGCGATCATCGTCGCCACATCCACCGCCGACCTGACCTTCCCCTCTGCCGCCACCATGGTGCAGGCCGACCTGGGCATGACCCATGGGTTCGCCTTTGACGTCCAAGCCGTCTGTGCGGGGTTCGTCTATGCGCTGACCAATGCCAATGCGCTGATCGTGTCAGGCCAGGTCAAGACCGTCATGGTGATCGGGGCGGAAACCTTCAGCCGGATCATGGACTGGACCGACAGGGCGACCTGTGTGCTGTTCGGCGATGGTGCCGGCGCGCTGATCCTGCGCGCGGACGAAGGCGAAGGCACCTCGGACGATCGCGGCATCCTGTCCGCCGACCTGCATTCCGACGGCCGCTACCGCGACCTGCTGTATGTCGACGGCGGCGTCAGCACGCAAACCACCGGCTACCTGCGCATGCAGGGCAATCAGGTGTTCCGCCACGCGGTGGAAAAACTGGCCTCGACCGCGCGCGCCGCGCTGGAAAAGGCCGGGCTGGGGCCCGACGACCTGGACTGGATCGTGCCGCACCAGGCGAATATCCGCATCATCCAGGGCACCGCCCGCAAGATGAACCTGCCGATGGACAAGGTCGTGGTGACCGTCCAGGACCACGGCAACACCTCGGCCGCGTCGATCCCGATGGCCCTGTCGGTGGGCGTGGAACGCGGCCAGATCAAGCCCGGCGACCTGCTGGTGACCGAAGCGATCGGCGGCGGGCTGGCCTGGGGCGCGGTGGTCCTGCGCTGGTAG